In Ancylothrix sp. D3o, the genomic window GGAGTCAAGCGCAGTGATTTAGAACCGCAAATTAGTCGAGCTTGGTTGTTGCTCGATGGCGTGGATGAAATGAGCCACCCTCACAGAATGAAAGAGTTATCAGAAGACTTATCAAGTTCATGGTTGCAGGATGCGCGGGTGGTGGTGACTTGTCGGGTGAATGTCTGGGAAGCGGATAAGAATGCTTTTTCCGGGTTTGATGTGTTTCGCAATTTGCCTTTTAACCCGGAACAGGTGACGGACTATATTCGCCGTTGGTTTGCGGCGATGGGGGATGCAGCGACGGGGGAGAGTTTAGAGGCGGCGTTAGCACAGTCGGGAAATTCCCGTCTCAAGGAGTTGATTCAAAATCCGTTGCTGTTGTGGATGTTGTGTCAAATTTGGCAGACGGGGGGTGGTTTACCGAAAACGCAGGCGGGGTTATACGCGCAGTTTGTCGATTGGGTGTATCGCTGGAAGGCAGATGAGGAGATTTTAGACCAACGGGAGGCAATGAATAAAGCGTTGGCGCGGTTGGCGTTGGCGGCGATGGAACAGAAGGATGAGGTTTCGCGGTTACGGTTGCGGGAAAGTTGGGTATTGAAGGTTTTGGGAAGTCGCCCGATTTTTCAGGCAGTGATGAAGTTGGGGTGGTTGAATCGGGTGGAACGGTTTCCAGAGGCGATTTGTGTGTTTTATCATGCGACGTTTCAGGAATATTTTGCGGCATTGGTGGTGGATGATTGGGATTATTTTTTGCCTCGCAATCATGTGAATTTTCCAGTGGCAGGGAAGGAATATCGTATTTTTGAACCACAGTGGAAGCAGTTGATTTTGTTATGGTTGGGGCGTAATGTTGGGGAGGAGAAAAAAAAGGAGTTTATTGAGAAATTAATGAATTTTGAAGATGGGTGTGGAGATTTTTATAAATGTCGTGCTTATTTCTTGACGGCCACCACAATTAATGAATATAAGACTTGTTCCCTAGCTTCTGAAATCGTTAAACAGGTGGTTCAGTGGGGATTTGTTTATTTTGGGGAGCCGATTGGAAAATGGGCAAGAAAAGTGATACCAGAAATCAATCGTCAACTGGTTATTACAGAACTTTATGAAATTGTAAAAAATTGCAAAGTAGGAATTACTTGTTTTGGAGTTGCACATTGGTTGGGGGAAATCGGACAAGGAAATCTTCAAGCAATCGAAGCTTTAACAACACTTTTAGAAACTTCTAATAATATATCTACTTGTTTGCAAGCAGCAGGTAGTTTGCTGAAAATCGACCCAGGAAATACTAAAGCGCTCACAGCTTTAATTAAATTTCTGAAACCTACTAACCCGAAAAATATCCGTTGGCAGGCGGCAGAAAGTTTGGGGGAAATTTACCCAATTAATCCTGAAGTGATCCCAGCTTTAAAAGAAATTTTGAAACCTACTGAAGATGAATATACCCGTTTGGTGGGGGCAGAAAATTTGCTGAAAATAGATCCCAGAAATCCTGAAGCAATCGAAACTTTAAACATTCTTCAGGAAAATGCTAAAAATACATATGTTGGCTTGCGGCCGGCAGAAATTTTGCTGAAAAATGGACAAGAAAATCCTCAAGCAATCAAAGCTTTTAACACTTTTCAAAAAACTACGATCCATGAAAATATCCATTCGCTGGAGGAAAAGAGTATAGGGCAAATCGACTTTAAAAAAACTCACAAAATCGCGGATTTAATCAGAGATATAGAAACTGCTGAGGATAAATATATTAGCTGGGCAGCAGAAAGTTTGGAGGAAATATTAACCACACCCGAACAATATGCAGATGCCGTTTCAATCTTAAAAAAATATCTTAGCGATAAAACTTATCAATATGGCTCCCGTCGAGTCAAAGAATGGTACAAAGTTCTTTGGTGTTGTGCTCACAAGCTCCCCTACTCCAATTTTTATCGGGAATGGCATAGCGATACCCCTACCTCCGAACCCATCAATCTCACCCAACTTCCCCCACTCCTGCAAGCCCTACTCACCGAAACTAACCTCCACCAAACCTTCCAACTACTGTGTATCGATGGCAGCAAATTCGATAACCGCGATAACCCCGCCGTCGATATCTACCTACAGCTCGTCAAAAAACACAACTGCCCCAAATCCACAGAAGGCACACCCCGCACCCTCACAGAACTCAAAATCTATTGGCAACTCTTAGACTGGGAAAAACAGCCCATCCTCATTTTCTACGAAGAGACAAACCCCCAAGGTTTTAGACCAACTTTTCTCGATGCTCTCACTCGGTTCGACGCTACAATCTGCGTTATCACCGGCACACCCCATCCCACGATTCCCACTTTTTTACCCGAAGATCCGCAACTGATTCAAACGATTATTAATTGGCTGCAAAGTAGGCTTTTAGAAGCATAATCAGCTTAGATGAAGTTTTAAATAACAGTTAGATGACTTATATTGATTTGTAATTGTTGGAGGTGGCCAGCGTTTTACAAAAGCCCCAAAAGTTATGATTGTCTAGTGTGTCAAAACGCTGAATTTTTATTTTTGCAAAGTGTATAAATTCAAACACAATTTTACAATTTTAAGCGCCGGTTGGGAGGACTAATGCGGATGTAATAATCGGGCTTTTAATTGCCCCCTTTACTGGTCGGCTCAATTTCCACCCATTTAATAAGATCCACCGCATCCATCGTCCGAGCGAATTCCACCGGCCTCTCAATATTCCCCTACTCCGCCAAATCCACCGGCCCCTCGACATCCCTCACCGCTGGCAGATGAACCGGCTTTATTAGATTCCGGAAGGCCGGTAAGGTTCAAGGTGTTGGGGGAATTGGTGCTGCCGGGGAGGCCGGTGCTGACAAGAAGATCGCAAAAGTTGGCGAAGTCTGGGGCTGGGGGTGGTGGTCGGGAGGCCGGTGATGTCTTTTGATGTCGATGATGTCGATGATGTCGGTGAGCCATAGTGGTGTTGCTGGCGCTGGTGGTGCCGGGGGGGTTGGTGGCAGTGGGGAGGCCGGTGATGTCCGAGAGGTTCGGGGTGTTGCTAGCGCTTGTAGAGCCGGTGGTCGCTAGGAACCCAGGGAAGCTGGTGATGCCAGTGAGATCGATGGGGCCGATGAACCTAAAGAGGCCGGTGATCGCAGTAAGGTCGGTGAGGCCGGTGAAGTTGGTGGAGCCGGTGGTGGCGAGAACGCCAGTCGTAGTGGGGAGGTCGGTGATGTACATTTTCTCTATGTCGGCCTGAAACAGCCATAAGTTTAAGAATTTCCAAGCGTTCCACCAGCCCCCAAGCGTTCCACCGGCATCAGAAAATCCACCGGCCCCTCAACATTCTCCACCGAAGCGCAGATGAACCGGCTTTATTATATCTAGCAGGGGCCGGTGAATGGCATCGGGGTTTGTAATTGGCTCTTGAAAAATTTTATTTCGACGAGCGTGAATTATCCTTCTCAACTTCCTGATTTGATAACGCTTGGGGTTGCCGATTCTACAGCCACCGGCCCTGCAATATCTACTGATGCCGATAAATCCAGATAAGTTTTGAGTGGGATTTTAAGTGCCTTGCAGATCGGTGACTAAACTGGGCCGGTGGTAGATAGCATTTCATTGGCAGTTAAGAAAGGCCGGTGGTCTGAATTTGTCTACGGAAGCACGGATGAGTGCCAATGGTAAAGCGTGATTTTCCCAGGTCTAGTTTTGTATGTGGGATACGATACCTGGCCGGTGTACTTCTGAGATGCCGATAGCGTGACACACCGGCCTTTTTTTCATTCACTGATCCTTGGAGTTCCACCGGCCCCCCAACATCCAGCAGCTTTTCAATATCTGTCGGCCCCCAAACATCCGCTTGTCCGCCCTATCCA contains:
- a CDS encoding NACHT domain-containing protein translates to MPSKDKVTYGPTVKKRAKRLLEALLAYVNGDLEDISGISLSYKWQDETTKQPKLVIETKLRVLEYLTEKDRHEGKLTKTQIRQALNEHLKEFLQILEDTRAKTQGEEDWHFTLKLWSKDKEKNLEQFEIEWEDKRPEKSKQQEETLRETVVETFQATSPLKDEGINWQGICRQNLALQKQLTTNPFTNAYGVTPQLDEIYVRLAIVERKPPKPPSRNQPEEKEEELIPIAEERFFEDVLRQGKSQSQGRKIAIIGEPGSGKTTRLQKIAGRILEKDLGLPIWIDLADLENKNICKYLENEWLPKCKGGVKRSDLEPQISRAWLLLDGVDEMSHPHRMKELSEDLSSSWLQDARVVVTCRVNVWEADKNAFSGFDVFRNLPFNPEQVTDYIRRWFAAMGDAATGESLEAALAQSGNSRLKELIQNPLLLWMLCQIWQTGGGLPKTQAGLYAQFVDWVYRWKADEEILDQREAMNKALARLALAAMEQKDEVSRLRLRESWVLKVLGSRPIFQAVMKLGWLNRVERFPEAICVFYHATFQEYFAALVVDDWDYFLPRNHVNFPVAGKEYRIFEPQWKQLILLWLGRNVGEEKKKEFIEKLMNFEDGCGDFYKCRAYFLTATTINEYKTCSLASEIVKQVVQWGFVYFGEPIGKWARKVIPEINRQLVITELYEIVKNCKVGITCFGVAHWLGEIGQGNLQAIEALTTLLETSNNISTCLQAAGSLLKIDPGNTKALTALIKFLKPTNPKNIRWQAAESLGEIYPINPEVIPALKEILKPTEDEYTRLVGAENLLKIDPRNPEAIETLNILQENAKNTYVGLRPAEILLKNGQENPQAIKAFNTFQKTTIHENIHSLEEKSIGQIDFKKTHKIADLIRDIETAEDKYISWAAESLEEILTTPEQYADAVSILKKYLSDKTYQYGSRRVKEWYKVLWCCAHKLPYSNFYREWHSDTPTSEPINLTQLPPLLQALLTETNLHQTFQLLCIDGSKFDNRDNPAVDIYLQLVKKHNCPKSTEGTPRTLTELKIYWQLLDWEKQPILIFYEETNPQGFRPTFLDALTRFDATICVITGTPHPTIPTFLPEDPQLIQTIINWLQSRLLEA